One region of Flavobacterium pisciphilum genomic DNA includes:
- a CDS encoding formimidoylglutamase codes for MEKLIPFTVNDLAKVTNHRSGEIKFGEKMIIVPKGADAIDFLKNCEAKYVLLGIPEDIGIRANYGRPGAASAWNSAIKSIANIQHNRFCKGNHIVVLGQIDVRQEMKEVEHLDFNDIDDRSKLSQLVERVDKEVSHVIFNVIKAGKTPIIIGGGHNNAYGNIKGAALAHGKPINAVNFDAHSDFRILEGRHSGNGFSYAYEEGFLKKYFIFGLHENYTSKSVLDIIKKIEDRVRYNTYDSVKIRKEKDFNAEMQFALDFVKTDIFGIEIDLDAIPNIASSAMTLSGFSIEELRQFVSYFGQHQNAAYIHICEGAPDLGEEKNNHLIGKLIGYLVTDFIKSNHEKVKLIPSFTK; via the coding sequence ATGGAAAAACTAATCCCTTTTACTGTTAACGATTTAGCTAAAGTTACAAACCACAGAAGTGGTGAAATAAAATTTGGCGAAAAAATGATTATAGTTCCAAAAGGGGCTGACGCAATTGATTTTCTTAAAAATTGCGAAGCTAAGTATGTCCTTTTAGGAATTCCGGAAGATATAGGTATACGCGCCAATTACGGGAGACCCGGAGCAGCATCAGCTTGGAATAGCGCCATAAAAAGCATTGCAAACATTCAACACAACCGATTTTGTAAAGGAAACCACATTGTAGTCTTAGGGCAAATAGATGTGCGACAAGAAATGAAAGAAGTTGAACATCTTGATTTCAACGATATTGATGATAGATCAAAACTAAGTCAGCTGGTAGAGAGAGTCGACAAAGAAGTTTCGCATGTCATATTTAACGTTATCAAAGCAGGAAAAACCCCTATTATTATTGGTGGAGGTCACAATAATGCTTACGGAAACATTAAAGGAGCTGCACTTGCCCACGGAAAACCTATCAATGCCGTCAATTTTGATGCCCATTCTGATTTTAGAATACTAGAAGGAAGACATAGTGGAAATGGTTTTTCATATGCTTATGAAGAAGGATTTTTAAAAAAATATTTCATATTTGGTCTACACGAAAATTACACTTCAAAAAGTGTGTTGGATATTATCAAAAAAATTGAAGACCGCGTTCGCTACAATACTTATGATAGTGTCAAGATTCGAAAAGAAAAAGATTTCAATGCCGAAATGCAATTTGCTTTAGACTTTGTTAAAACTGATATCTTCGGAATAGAAATTGACTTAGATGCTATTCCTAATATCGCGAGTAGCGCCATGACATTAAGCGGGTTTTCTATTGAAGAATTGCGCCAGTTTGTATCTTATTTTGGACAACATCAAAATGCAGCCTACATACATATTTGCGAAGGGGCTCCAGATTTAGGTGAAGAGAAAAACAATCATTTGATAGGCAAATTAATAGGCTATCTCGTTACCGATTTTATAAAATCAAATCACGAAAAGGTCAAATTAATACCTTCATTTACCAAATAA
- a CDS encoding DEAD/DEAH box helicase, with protein sequence MLFEDLSLSKSIQKAVFEEGYTNPTPIQEQSIPIVLSGRDLIGCAQTGTGKTAAFAIPIIHQLHRIVGSSKKAKQIRALIVTPTRELAVQIGQSFETYAKYTNLTQLTIFGGVSQNPQVDTLKKGVDILVATPGRLLDLQKQGFLDLDHLHVLVLDEADQMLDMGFINDVKKIVKLTPKNRQTLLFSATMPIAIRELAEMFLKDPAKVEVSPVSSTAENVEQRVYFVEKTEKRNLLYHLIKNEELSNVLVFSRTKHGADNVVKALRKNNIAAEAIHGDKSQNARQRVLDAFKNKEVGVLVATDIAARGIDIDQLPYVINFDLPNIPETYVHRIGRTGRAGNGGIAISFCSKDEHGYWKDIQKLIKVDVKTISDHPYPWHAGSPEAAATAKPKNSNRSGGAHKSRKSNASKQNKKRWY encoded by the coding sequence ATGTTATTCGAAGACTTATCACTTTCAAAAAGTATACAAAAAGCCGTATTTGAAGAAGGCTATACAAACCCTACTCCTATCCAAGAACAATCTATTCCGATTGTATTATCAGGAAGAGATTTAATAGGGTGTGCCCAAACAGGTACCGGAAAAACTGCAGCATTTGCTATTCCTATCATACATCAATTACACCGAATTGTAGGTTCATCAAAAAAAGCCAAACAAATTCGAGCACTTATAGTTACCCCAACAAGAGAGTTAGCCGTACAAATTGGTCAAAGTTTTGAAACTTATGCAAAATACACCAACTTAACTCAGCTTACAATTTTTGGTGGAGTGTCACAAAATCCACAAGTAGACACTCTTAAAAAGGGAGTTGATATTTTGGTAGCAACACCAGGAAGATTACTTGATTTACAAAAACAAGGATTTTTAGACTTAGATCATTTACATGTTTTAGTACTAGATGAGGCAGATCAAATGCTAGACATGGGTTTTATAAATGATGTAAAAAAGATTGTAAAACTTACACCAAAAAACAGACAAACATTATTGTTCTCTGCTACAATGCCAATTGCAATTCGTGAACTAGCCGAAATGTTCTTAAAAGATCCTGCAAAAGTCGAAGTTTCTCCTGTATCATCTACAGCAGAAAATGTAGAGCAACGTGTTTATTTTGTTGAAAAAACAGAAAAAAGAAACTTACTATATCATTTAATTAAGAATGAAGAATTATCAAATGTTTTAGTCTTTTCAAGAACAAAACATGGAGCAGATAATGTTGTAAAAGCACTTAGAAAAAATAATATCGCTGCCGAAGCAATTCACGGTGACAAATCTCAAAATGCAAGACAGCGTGTACTTGATGCTTTTAAGAATAAAGAAGTTGGTGTTCTTGTAGCTACAGATATTGCAGCACGTGGTATTGATATTGATCAACTACCGTATGTTATCAACTTTGATCTACCTAATATTCCAGAAACTTACGTACACAGAATTGGAAGAACAGGTCGTGCTGGAAATGGAGGGATTGCAATTTCGTTTTGCAGTAAAGACGAGCACGGATATTGGAAAGACATACAAAAACTAATAAAAGTTGATGTAAAAACGATTAGTGATCATCCTTACCCATGGCATGCTGGAAGTCCAGAAGCAGCTGCAACTGCTAAGCCTAAAAATTCAAACCGAAGTGGTGGGGCGCATAAATCAAGAAAATCAAATGCATCTAAGCAAAATAAAAAACGTTGGTACTAA
- a CDS encoding response regulator has product MKFHLFMPKIRILLIFFWMICVGEPAIAKTELPSEQEISKITDRALKYLKESDFEKSLIISRVALQQALIVKNNNLIAVSYNIIAANYNEFSEFDKAIFYYNKALCFANKTTNNILKNRINNNLGNMYCFEKRQYEKGIEFYKKSLEYSKKEKDSSLVYLINLNITWAYFDIGKFNLALPYFNYINKYYKERSNESTIVIFNMLNGMYYSHINDKDKAKSYFLEAIKHGVLGIEKSDLLNSYIEYSEFLNKIGDYKNAYVNIVKHNEVKEKLYNEDKLKKAEKAGFNLELDEYKRQIGKIEIEKGAQDLSLRKSKIIVLLFILTSCIFLILIVTLYKNVIFKKKTNAKLLFANEELIKAKEQAEEASVLKTQFISTISHELRTPLYGVVGITNMLLEEHKELARSQHLSSLKFSARYLLSLVNDILQINKIEENKVVLESLTFNMSDEINMIKNSLSFLSQKNNNQITVIIDSDIPEYLIGDKLRFAQILMNLVSNALKFTKNGEVFIIANLVEVLGKAHFIEFQIKDTGMGIAVVDQDKIFEKFVQVGRNEEDYQGTGLGLTIVKRLLGLFGSSIALESNIGEGTIFTFTIAFEWDPEKTKNLINEIQVDLTSNQVFKVLVVEDNPINQLVTRKIIEKNNYSCTVVDDGYAALEMLDMESFDVVLMDINMPMMNGFETTRKIRLKGIKTPVVALTAFDKDEITDEAISAGINDIIIKPFESIKLFKIINCLIVETKNVG; this is encoded by the coding sequence ATGAAATTTCATCTGTTTATGCCTAAAATTCGTATTCTTTTAATTTTTTTTTGGATGATTTGTGTTGGCGAACCAGCAATTGCTAAGACAGAATTACCATCTGAGCAAGAAATTTCAAAAATTACTGATAGAGCGCTTAAGTATTTAAAAGAATCTGATTTTGAAAAATCACTAATCATTTCCCGAGTTGCTTTACAACAAGCATTAATAGTTAAGAATAATAATTTAATAGCTGTTTCTTATAATATTATTGCTGCGAATTATAACGAGTTTTCTGAATTTGACAAGGCGATATTCTACTATAATAAAGCTCTTTGTTTTGCTAATAAAACGACTAATAATATTTTAAAAAATAGGATTAATAATAATTTAGGTAATATGTATTGTTTTGAAAAAAGACAATACGAAAAAGGAATAGAATTTTATAAAAAATCCCTTGAATACAGTAAGAAAGAGAAAGACAGTTCGCTTGTTTATTTAATTAATTTAAACATTACTTGGGCTTATTTTGACATTGGTAAATTTAATTTAGCATTGCCATATTTTAATTATATAAATAAGTATTATAAAGAACGCTCCAATGAATCTACGATTGTTATTTTTAATATGCTTAACGGAATGTATTATTCTCATATTAATGATAAAGATAAAGCAAAATCGTATTTCTTAGAAGCAATTAAGCATGGAGTGCTTGGGATTGAAAAATCTGATTTATTAAATTCGTATATTGAGTATTCTGAGTTTTTGAATAAAATAGGGGATTATAAGAATGCTTATGTGAATATTGTTAAGCATAATGAGGTAAAGGAAAAATTGTATAATGAGGATAAGCTAAAGAAAGCAGAAAAGGCTGGTTTTAATCTTGAATTAGATGAGTATAAAAGACAAATTGGTAAAATAGAGATTGAAAAAGGAGCTCAAGATTTGAGTTTAAGAAAGTCTAAGATTATAGTTTTATTATTTATTCTAACGTCATGTATTTTTTTGATTCTGATAGTTACGTTGTATAAAAATGTAATTTTTAAAAAGAAAACGAATGCCAAGTTGTTGTTTGCAAATGAAGAACTTATAAAAGCTAAAGAGCAGGCAGAAGAGGCTTCAGTACTTAAAACACAATTTATATCTACAATTAGTCATGAATTACGTACGCCTTTGTACGGTGTTGTTGGTATAACTAATATGCTGTTAGAAGAGCATAAAGAATTGGCAAGGAGTCAGCATTTGAGTTCTTTAAAATTCTCTGCTAGATATCTATTGTCTCTAGTTAATGACATTCTGCAAATTAATAAAATTGAAGAAAACAAAGTTGTTCTCGAAAGTTTGACTTTTAATATGTCTGACGAAATCAATATGATTAAGAATTCATTGTCATTTCTATCTCAGAAAAACAACAATCAAATCACAGTAATTATCGATTCGGATATTCCAGAATATTTAATTGGTGATAAGTTGAGATTTGCTCAAATATTAATGAATTTGGTAAGTAATGCTTTAAAATTTACTAAAAATGGAGAAGTATTTATCATTGCAAATTTGGTTGAAGTTCTTGGTAAAGCACATTTTATTGAGTTTCAGATAAAAGATACTGGAATGGGAATTGCTGTTGTTGATCAAGATAAAATTTTCGAGAAGTTTGTTCAAGTAGGTCGTAATGAAGAAGATTACCAAGGAACTGGTTTAGGATTAACAATTGTAAAACGATTGTTAGGGTTATTTGGTAGTTCGATTGCTTTAGAAAGTAATATTGGGGAAGGAACGATATTTACATTTACAATAGCTTTCGAATGGGATCCAGAGAAGACTAAAAATTTAATTAATGAAATTCAAGTCGATTTAACGTCTAATCAGGTATTTAAGGTTTTGGTTGTTGAGGATAACCCGATTAATCAACTTGTGACTAGAAAAATTATAGAAAAGAATAATTATAGCTGTACTGTTGTAGATGATGGTTACGCTGCTTTGGAAATGTTAGACATGGAGTCTTTTGATGTGGTTTTAATGGATATAAACATGCCAATGATGAATGGATTCGAAACAACACGTAAAATACGCTTAAAAGGCATAAAAACACCTGTTGTTGCATTGACTGCTTTTGATAAAGATGAAATTACTGATGAAGCTATCTCGGCAGGGATAAATGATATTATAATAAAGCCTTTTGAATCGATAAAATTGTTTAAGATTATAAATTGCCTTATTGTAGAAACAAAAAACGTTGGTTAG